From one Paractinoplanes brasiliensis genomic stretch:
- a CDS encoding DinB family protein has product MDGFNWNRTLREQWEWHWDNQVRARLDGLTDDEYFWEPAPGAWSVRPRGTSTAQMQGGRGDHTIDFAFPQPDPPPMTTIAWRLGHVIVGVLAVRNAAHFGAPAASYEDWAYAGNASDARKQLDEQLKAWLAGVRGLGEDGLRRPCGPAEPYPDLPMAALVLHIHRELIHHLSEVALLRDLYLRKVTR; this is encoded by the coding sequence ATGGACGGATTCAACTGGAACCGGACGCTGCGCGAGCAGTGGGAATGGCACTGGGACAACCAGGTGCGGGCCCGCCTCGACGGCCTGACCGACGACGAGTACTTCTGGGAGCCCGCACCCGGCGCGTGGAGCGTGCGCCCCCGCGGCACGTCGACCGCGCAGATGCAGGGCGGGCGGGGCGACCACACGATCGACTTCGCTTTCCCCCAGCCCGACCCGCCCCCGATGACTACGATCGCGTGGCGGCTCGGGCACGTCATCGTCGGGGTGCTCGCCGTCCGCAACGCCGCCCATTTCGGCGCGCCCGCCGCGTCGTACGAGGATTGGGCGTACGCGGGAAATGCCTCCGACGCCCGCAAGCAGCTCGACGAGCAGCTGAAGGCGTGGCTGGCCGGCGTCCGAGGTCTGGGCGAGGACGGGTTGCGCCGCCCGTGCGGTCCCGCCGAGCCCTACCCCGACCTGCCGATGGCCGCCCTCGTGCTGCACATCCACCGCGAACTGATCCACCACCTGTCCGAGGTCGCCCTGCTGCGCGACCTATACCTGAGGAAGGTCACCCGATGA
- a CDS encoding VOC family protein gives MSRTIQVTFDAHDPRTLSIFWRDALGYVHPGPPGVTVAPGTDPLEAWDEFLERNNVPLERRNAASALEDPDGTGPRLFFQQVPEDKVAKNRVHLDVRAAPGLDGDDRMSALEKECDRLVSLGAERVSRSEPAPPMSAGFIVMTDPEGNEFCLD, from the coding sequence ATGAGCCGCACGATCCAGGTCACGTTCGACGCCCACGACCCCAGAACGCTGTCCATCTTCTGGCGCGACGCCCTCGGCTACGTGCACCCCGGCCCGCCCGGAGTCACCGTCGCCCCCGGAACCGACCCGCTCGAAGCCTGGGACGAGTTCCTCGAACGCAACAACGTCCCCCTCGAACGCCGCAACGCCGCCTCCGCCCTGGAGGACCCCGACGGCACCGGCCCGCGCCTGTTCTTCCAGCAGGTGCCCGAGGACAAGGTCGCCAAGAACCGCGTCCACCTCGACGTCCGAGCCGCCCCCGGCCTCGACGGCGACGACCGCATGTCCGCCCTCGAAAAGGAATGCGACCGCCTGGTCTCCCTGGGCGCCGAGCGGGTCAGCCGTTCCGAACCCGCCCCGCCCATGAGCGCCGGTTTCATCGTCATGACCGACCCTGAGGGAAACGAGTTCTGCCTGGACTGA
- a CDS encoding alpha/beta fold hydrolase — MFEGFKDERIDVGEVTLRVRHGGEGPPVLLIHGHPRTGSTWHAVAPRLKEAGFTVVCPDMRGYGQSSKAAIKDDHGQQSKRAVAGDMVRLMRTLGFERFAVAGHDRGCYVALRLALDHPQAVRRLVVMDGVPISEALARCDAKFATAWYHWFYFAQPDKPERAINADPDAFYQGTPERMGAENHEEFRAATRDPGTVRAMLEDYRAGLGVDHEHELADRGQGRMITCPTLFLWSTRDDMEDLYGDPLAIWREWAADVRGVPIESGHHMAEENPAAVAQALLGFIPG; from the coding sequence ATGTTCGAGGGATTCAAGGATGAGCGGATCGACGTCGGCGAAGTGACACTGCGGGTGCGCCACGGCGGGGAAGGGCCACCGGTGCTTCTGATCCACGGCCACCCCCGTACGGGATCGACCTGGCACGCCGTGGCCCCGCGCCTGAAAGAGGCCGGGTTCACCGTTGTCTGCCCGGACATGCGCGGCTACGGCCAGTCGAGCAAGGCCGCGATCAAGGACGACCACGGACAGCAGTCGAAGCGGGCAGTGGCCGGCGACATGGTGCGGCTCATGCGGACGCTGGGGTTCGAGCGGTTCGCCGTCGCGGGGCATGATCGCGGGTGTTACGTCGCCCTGCGGCTGGCCCTTGACCATCCTCAGGCCGTACGGCGTCTGGTTGTCATGGACGGGGTGCCGATCAGCGAGGCCCTGGCCCGGTGCGACGCGAAGTTCGCGACCGCCTGGTATCACTGGTTCTACTTCGCCCAGCCGGACAAGCCGGAACGCGCCATCAACGCCGACCCGGACGCCTTCTATCAGGGCACGCCCGAGCGGATGGGCGCGGAGAATCACGAGGAGTTCCGGGCTGCCACCCGCGACCCCGGCACCGTACGGGCGATGCTGGAGGACTATCGGGCCGGGCTCGGCGTCGATCACGAGCACGAACTCGCCGACCGCGGGCAGGGCCGCATGATCACCTGCCCGACGCTGTTCCTCTGGTCGACGCGGGACGACATGGAGGACCTGTACGGCGACCCACTCGCGATCTGGCGCGAATGGGCCGCCGATGTCCGCGGTGTGCCGATCGAATCCGGTCACCACATGGCCGAGGAGAACCCGGCAGCGGTGGCTCAGGCGCTGCTCGGGTTCATCCCCGGCTGA
- the mmsB gene encoding multiple monosaccharide ABC transporter permease gives MPSDPAERGPRRFRINLRQSGIYIAFAAIVLLFTILTGGDMLAPQNISNIIVQNSYILILAIGMILVIISGHIDLSVGSIVAATGAVAAVLMVNHDVPWPLALLITLLVGAAIGAWQGYWVAYFGIPAFIVTLAGMLLFRAVTYNILGNRGIGPFPDEVRTLSNGFTEGYLGNIGLGALGGADLFSLLIGVAAVAGIVVTQWRSRAGRVKFGQVVEPFALFVLKIAVAAVVVMFVIVQLARFRNLPWVLVLLAALVLGYSLLTNRAVFGRQIYAVGGNLQAATLSGVKVKSVVFWIFVNMGVLSALAGIIFAGRLNQANPTGGDQFELDAIAAAFIGGAAVQGGVGKVVGAITGGLIMGVINNGMSLIGAPSEQVMLVKGAVLLAAVAFDVWTKRRAGASR, from the coding sequence CTGCCGTCCGATCCCGCCGAGCGCGGGCCCCGCCGGTTCCGGATCAACCTGAGGCAGAGCGGCATCTACATCGCGTTCGCCGCGATCGTGCTGCTGTTCACGATCCTCACCGGCGGCGACATGCTCGCCCCGCAGAACATCAGCAACATCATCGTCCAGAACTCGTACATCCTGATCCTGGCCATCGGCATGATCCTGGTGATCATCTCGGGGCACATCGACCTGTCGGTGGGCTCGATCGTGGCGGCCACCGGCGCGGTCGCGGCCGTGCTGATGGTCAACCACGACGTGCCATGGCCCCTGGCGCTGCTGATCACGCTGCTCGTGGGGGCGGCGATCGGCGCGTGGCAGGGCTACTGGGTGGCGTACTTCGGGATCCCGGCGTTCATCGTCACGCTCGCCGGCATGCTGCTGTTCCGCGCGGTCACCTACAACATCCTGGGCAACCGCGGCATCGGCCCGTTCCCCGACGAGGTACGCACGCTGTCGAACGGCTTCACCGAGGGTTATCTGGGCAACATCGGGCTCGGCGCGCTCGGTGGCGCCGACCTGTTCTCGCTGCTCATCGGGGTGGCGGCCGTCGCCGGCATCGTCGTGACGCAGTGGCGCTCGCGGGCCGGGCGGGTCAAGTTCGGGCAGGTCGTCGAGCCGTTCGCGCTGTTCGTCCTGAAGATCGCCGTGGCCGCCGTTGTGGTCATGTTCGTGATCGTGCAGCTGGCCCGGTTCCGCAACCTGCCCTGGGTGCTCGTGCTGCTGGCCGCGCTGGTGCTCGGCTACTCGCTGCTGACCAACCGGGCGGTTTTCGGCCGTCAGATCTACGCCGTCGGCGGCAACCTGCAGGCGGCGACGCTCTCCGGCGTCAAGGTCAAGTCCGTGGTGTTCTGGATCTTCGTCAACATGGGCGTGCTGTCGGCCCTGGCCGGCATCATCTTCGCGGGCCGCCTCAACCAGGCCAACCCGACCGGCGGCGACCAGTTCGAACTCGACGCCATCGCGGCGGCCTTCATCGGCGGCGCGGCGGTGCAGGGCGGCGTGGGCAAGGTGGTCGGCGCCATCACCGGCGGTCTGATCATGGGCGTGATCAACAACGGCATGAGCCTGATCGGTGCGCCGAGTGAGCAGGTCATGCTGGTCAAGGGCGCCGTGCTGCTGGCGGCGGTCGCCTTCGACGTGTGGACCAAGCGGCGGGCCGGCGCGAGCCGCTGA
- the mmsA gene encoding multiple monosaccharide ABC transporter ATP-binding protein, with protein sequence MTDSILRMRGISKTFPGVRALDDVNLEVLRGEIHAICGENGAGKSTLMKVLSGVYPHGDYSGEITFDGQECRFSGIRDSEHRGIVIIHQELALASNLSIAENIFLGNEQSKRGLIDWNRTNAAAAELMARVGLHENPVTQVLDLGVGKQQLVEIAKALSKRVKLLILDEPTAALNDDDSAHLLGLLRGLRDEGITCVIISHKLNEVLEIADRVTILRDGKTITTLDADGLTEDRIISGMVGRDLDHRFPPHEPSIGEEILRVENWTVHSPTQHGRLLVSDASFTLRRGEIVGLAGLMGAGRTELAMSIFGRAYGTGISGRIFKDGREIRLRSVREAIAHGIAYATEDRKRYGLNLIEDIKRNVSAAGLRKLARRGWVDDNEEYKVAETYRKSLNIKAPSVSSITGKLSGGNQQKVVLSKWIFTDPDVLILDEPTRGIDVGAKYEIYTIINQLADAGKAVLLISSELPELLGLCDRIYTLSAGRITGEVPRAEATQEGLMTLMTAGQEVRP encoded by the coding sequence ATGACGGACTCCATCCTGCGCATGCGGGGCATCTCCAAGACGTTTCCGGGCGTACGGGCCCTGGACGACGTGAACCTGGAGGTGCTCCGCGGCGAGATCCACGCGATCTGCGGGGAGAACGGCGCCGGCAAGAGCACCCTGATGAAGGTGCTCTCCGGCGTCTACCCGCACGGCGACTACAGCGGCGAGATCACGTTCGACGGGCAGGAGTGCCGGTTCTCCGGCATCCGCGACAGCGAGCACCGCGGCATCGTGATCATCCACCAGGAGCTCGCGCTCGCGTCGAACCTGTCGATCGCCGAGAACATCTTCCTCGGCAACGAGCAGTCCAAGCGCGGCCTGATCGACTGGAACCGCACCAACGCGGCGGCGGCCGAGCTGATGGCCCGCGTCGGGCTGCACGAGAACCCGGTCACCCAGGTGCTCGACCTCGGCGTCGGCAAGCAGCAGCTCGTCGAGATCGCCAAGGCGCTGTCGAAACGGGTCAAGCTGCTGATCCTCGACGAGCCGACCGCGGCGCTCAACGACGACGACTCGGCGCACCTGCTCGGGCTGCTGCGGGGGCTGCGCGACGAGGGCATCACCTGCGTGATCATCTCGCACAAGCTCAACGAGGTGCTCGAGATCGCCGACCGGGTGACGATCCTGCGCGACGGCAAGACGATCACCACGCTCGACGCCGACGGCCTGACCGAGGACCGCATCATCAGCGGCATGGTCGGCCGCGACCTCGACCACCGGTTCCCGCCGCACGAGCCGAGCATCGGCGAGGAGATCCTGCGCGTCGAGAACTGGACCGTGCACAGCCCCACCCAGCACGGCCGGCTGCTCGTGTCCGACGCGAGCTTCACGCTGCGCCGGGGCGAGATCGTCGGGCTGGCCGGGCTGATGGGGGCCGGGCGCACCGAGCTGGCCATGAGCATCTTCGGCCGCGCGTACGGCACCGGCATCAGCGGGCGGATCTTCAAGGACGGCCGGGAGATCCGGTTGCGGTCGGTTCGCGAGGCCATCGCGCACGGCATCGCGTACGCCACCGAGGATCGCAAACGCTACGGGCTGAACCTGATCGAGGACATCAAACGCAACGTGTCCGCGGCCGGGTTGCGCAAGCTCGCCCGGCGGGGCTGGGTCGACGACAACGAGGAGTACAAGGTCGCCGAGACGTACCGGAAAAGCCTGAACATCAAGGCCCCGAGCGTCTCCAGCATCACCGGGAAGCTCTCCGGCGGCAATCAGCAGAAGGTCGTGCTGTCCAAGTGGATCTTCACCGACCCCGATGTGCTGATCCTCGACGAGCCCACCCGCGGCATCGACGTCGGCGCCAAGTACGAGATCTACACGATCATCAATCAGCTGGCCGACGCCGGTAAGGCCGTGCTGCTGATCTCCAGCGAGCTGCCCGAGCTGCTCGGGCTCTGCGACCGTATCTACACCCTCTCGGCCGGGCGGATCACCGGTGAGGTTCCGCGCGCCGAGGCCACCCAGGAAGGGCTCATGACCCTCATGACCGCCGGACAGGAGGTACGCCCGTGA
- the chvE gene encoding multiple monosaccharide ABC transporter substrate-binding protein — protein MRLSRMGAVASAAVLAASLAACGSSEKTVDQKAGATDNTGALIGVTMPTRSSERWISDGDNLKKQLEALGYKVDLQYAEDKIPTQTQQLDNQITKGAKLLIIASIDGTAITTQLENAKANNIPVIAYDRLIRNSPNVDYYATFDNFKVGVQQATSLLTGLKVLKPDGSAGDAKGPFNIELFAGSPDDNNATFFFNGAMSVLKPKIDDGTLVVKSTQTDFKEVAILRWQAKTAQDRMENLLTSTYRGGAKVDGVLSPYDGLSIGILSALKSNGYGTAAQPYPIVTGQDAEQASVKSILRGEQYSTIYKDTRELAKTTVSMADAVLKGQTPQTNNTSDYDNGVKVVPSMLLESVIVDKSNYKKELVDSGYYNESQLK, from the coding sequence ATGAGACTGTCCAGGATGGGTGCGGTGGCCTCCGCCGCCGTGCTCGCCGCCTCCCTGGCCGCATGTGGTTCCAGCGAGAAAACTGTCGACCAGAAAGCCGGCGCCACGGACAACACGGGCGCCCTGATCGGTGTCACCATGCCCACCCGCTCCAGCGAGCGGTGGATCAGCGATGGCGACAACCTCAAGAAGCAGCTCGAGGCGCTCGGTTACAAGGTCGACCTCCAATACGCCGAGGACAAGATCCCGACCCAGACGCAGCAGCTCGACAACCAGATCACCAAGGGCGCGAAGCTGCTGATCATCGCGTCGATCGACGGCACCGCGATCACCACGCAGCTGGAGAACGCGAAGGCCAACAACATCCCGGTCATCGCGTACGACCGGTTGATCCGTAACAGCCCGAACGTGGACTACTACGCGACGTTCGACAACTTCAAGGTCGGTGTGCAGCAGGCGACCTCGCTGCTCACGGGGCTCAAGGTGCTCAAGCCCGACGGCTCGGCCGGCGACGCGAAGGGCCCGTTCAACATCGAGCTGTTCGCGGGCTCGCCGGACGACAACAACGCCACGTTCTTCTTCAACGGCGCGATGAGCGTGCTGAAGCCGAAGATCGACGACGGCACGCTGGTCGTCAAGAGCACCCAGACCGACTTCAAGGAAGTGGCCATCCTGCGCTGGCAGGCCAAGACCGCCCAGGACAGGATGGAGAACCTGCTCACCTCCACCTATCGGGGCGGCGCCAAGGTCGACGGGGTCCTTTCCCCGTACGACGGTCTCTCGATCGGCATCCTGTCGGCGCTCAAGAGCAACGGCTACGGAACGGCGGCGCAGCCCTACCCGATCGTGACCGGGCAGGACGCCGAGCAGGCCTCGGTCAAGTCGATCCTGCGCGGCGAGCAGTACTCGACGATCTACAAGGACACCCGCGAGCTGGCCAAGACCACGGTCTCCATGGCCGACGCCGTGCTCAAGGGGCAGACGCCGCAGACCAACAACACGAGCGACTACGACAACGGCGTGAAGGTCGTCCCGTCGATGCTGCTCGAGTCGGTCATCGTCGACAAGAGCAACTACAAGAAGGAACTTGTCGACAGCGGCTACTACAACGAGTCCCAGCTCAAGTAA
- a CDS encoding fatty acid desaturase, giving the protein MTDDVRSSPRTGTVLPRGRPFWIVDGRAYDFTEWARVHPGGATWFGPSQGRDISALLHTYHRDPVRLRKFLSRYEIDGFTERDVLPKLGVPPFLLEPGFDAARDLPRLDYADEGSLLADIRTAINERFSKRDLKRLDRRFDLVTWVIGLAHVAMLASLAGGLTPAWAFVIVMVLTRTALAGAGHYHLHRRWNDKRRLQTPLGKALFDINYVGTSLIGTDGHVLLHHPYMGSGADVKKTFFDGMLRLHPVLRVPGYTLHKLGICLLGLSLRAREIARFEQRGGNAPIRLDFWLVRAWLLVELVACVVTGHWLAWLVQFFLTLWYNTFLVVSSHDFEDDTPDDLTAIPVTLRDDWAAHQICLSYDLTIVGNRWLDLWLSAGLSPHRVHHVLPYQASGFANLRSEATVRAVCERAGITWERPRNLLFDRFPAVIRHYLFRPAKALPLPPPPPGSVPPLPGSVPPLPGSVPPLPGSVPPLPGSVPLPPGSAPSPPGSPLPPPRSQPSPSTPPPSQPSAPGDAPIGSAGGFPTPPAPVIRPVRAGQLGLLVRYTVDGFRGVGV; this is encoded by the coding sequence GTGACCGACGACGTGCGCAGCTCACCCCGCACCGGCACGGTCCTGCCGCGGGGACGACCGTTCTGGATCGTCGACGGGCGCGCCTACGACTTCACCGAGTGGGCCCGCGTCCATCCCGGCGGCGCGACCTGGTTCGGTCCCAGTCAGGGTCGTGACATCAGCGCGCTCCTTCACACCTATCATCGTGACCCCGTACGGCTGCGGAAGTTCCTTTCCCGGTACGAGATCGACGGGTTCACCGAGCGGGACGTGCTGCCCAAGCTGGGAGTTCCGCCGTTCCTGCTCGAGCCCGGCTTCGACGCGGCCCGCGACCTGCCCCGGCTCGACTACGCCGACGAGGGCAGCCTGCTCGCCGACATCCGCACCGCGATCAACGAACGGTTCTCCAAGCGTGACCTCAAACGCCTCGACCGCCGGTTCGACCTGGTCACCTGGGTGATCGGGCTGGCCCACGTGGCAATGCTGGCGTCGCTCGCCGGCGGGCTCACCCCGGCGTGGGCGTTCGTGATCGTCATGGTGCTGACCCGCACCGCGCTGGCCGGCGCCGGCCACTATCACCTGCACCGGCGCTGGAACGACAAACGGCGGCTGCAGACACCGCTCGGCAAGGCCCTGTTCGACATCAACTACGTGGGCACGAGCCTGATCGGCACCGACGGGCACGTGCTGCTGCACCACCCGTACATGGGCTCCGGCGCCGACGTCAAAAAGACGTTCTTCGACGGCATGCTGCGGCTGCACCCGGTGCTGCGCGTCCCCGGATACACGCTGCACAAGCTGGGCATCTGCCTGCTCGGCCTGTCCCTGCGGGCCCGCGAGATCGCCCGTTTCGAACAGCGCGGCGGCAACGCGCCGATCCGGCTCGACTTCTGGCTGGTCCGCGCCTGGCTGCTCGTCGAGCTGGTCGCGTGCGTGGTCACCGGTCACTGGCTGGCGTGGCTCGTGCAGTTCTTCCTGACGCTCTGGTACAACACTTTCCTGGTGGTGTCGAGCCACGACTTCGAAGACGACACCCCCGACGACCTCACCGCGATCCCGGTTACCCTGCGTGATGACTGGGCGGCCCACCAGATCTGCCTCAGCTACGACCTGACAATCGTCGGCAATCGATGGCTTGATCTGTGGCTGAGCGCCGGCCTGAGCCCGCACCGGGTGCATCACGTGCTGCCCTATCAGGCATCCGGCTTCGCCAACCTCCGGTCCGAGGCCACCGTACGGGCAGTGTGCGAGCGGGCGGGCATCACCTGGGAACGGCCCCGCAACCTGCTGTTCGACCGCTTTCCCGCCGTGATCCGTCACTACCTGTTCCGCCCAGCCAAGGCGCTGCCACTCCCACCGCCTCCGCCGGGGTCCGTGCCGCCTCTGCCGGGGTCCGTGCCGCCTCTGCCGGGGTCCGTGCCGCCTCTGCCGGGGTCCGTGCCGCCTCTGCCGGGGTCCGTGCCGCTCCCGCCGGGGTCCGCGCCGTCTCCGCCGGGGTCCCCGCTGCCTCCGCCGCGGTCTCAGCCGTCCCCGTCCACGCCGCCGCCCTCTCAGCCGTCAGCGCCGGGCGATGCGCCGATCGGGTCGGCCGGCGGGTTCCCCACGCCGCCCGCGCCGGTGATTCGTCCGGTTCGGGCGGGGCAGCTCGGGTTGCTCGTGCGCTACACGGTCGACGGCTTCCGCGGCGTCGGAGTATGA
- a CDS encoding type III polyketide synthase — translation MINIGSPPAAITSVGSAFPDASYTQAEVGALLGLDNRVARRLLAAPHIRTRRLFLPPADPVTGRAPEESPAELHAKFRRGALEIGGRAIANALKTAALTPSDVGFLLCVTSTGFLVPGLSSLFSRELGFRPDLVRADLVGMGCNAGLNGLNPLAQWVRHHPEKVAVLVCCEINSAMYVRDGTARTGIVNSLFGDGAAAAVITAESAGGPYVLDFESHCLPDRWDAMRFDWDENAGKWSFFLDRDIPYVIGSNLVVPVTRLLERHGLRPESISHWVLHTGGGAVIDSARQSLGLSEHDVRHTRSVLRDFGNISSGSFLVSLERLLDEGSARPGEHGVMITMGPGAQIETALIEFGAPRKGSR, via the coding sequence ATGATCAATATTGGTTCTCCTCCGGCGGCGATCACCTCGGTCGGCAGCGCTTTTCCGGACGCTTCCTACACGCAGGCCGAGGTCGGCGCGCTGCTCGGCCTCGACAACCGGGTCGCGCGCCGCTTGCTCGCCGCCCCGCACATCCGTACGCGCCGGTTGTTCCTGCCCCCGGCCGACCCGGTGACCGGCCGGGCGCCCGAGGAGTCGCCCGCCGAGCTGCACGCCAAGTTCCGCCGCGGCGCCCTCGAGATCGGCGGCCGGGCCATCGCGAACGCCCTCAAAACCGCTGCCCTCACCCCATCCGACGTGGGCTTTCTGCTCTGCGTGACGTCAACCGGCTTCCTCGTCCCGGGGCTCAGTTCGCTGTTCTCGCGCGAGCTCGGCTTCCGGCCCGATCTCGTCCGCGCCGACCTGGTCGGCATGGGCTGCAACGCCGGGCTCAACGGGCTCAACCCGCTGGCGCAGTGGGTGCGGCACCATCCGGAAAAGGTCGCTGTTCTCGTCTGCTGCGAAATCAACTCGGCCATGTACGTCCGCGACGGAACCGCGCGAACCGGAATAGTGAACAGCCTCTTCGGCGACGGCGCGGCGGCCGCCGTGATCACCGCGGAAAGCGCCGGCGGGCCGTACGTGCTCGATTTTGAAAGCCATTGCCTGCCCGACCGGTGGGACGCCATGCGGTTCGACTGGGACGAGAATGCCGGGAAGTGGAGTTTCTTCCTCGACCGCGATATCCCGTACGTGATCGGAAGCAATCTCGTCGTGCCGGTGACACGCCTGCTCGAGCGTCACGGGCTCCGACCGGAATCGATCAGTCATTGGGTGCTGCACACCGGCGGCGGCGCGGTGATCGACAGCGCCCGGCAGAGTCTGGGGCTGAGCGAGCACGACGTGCGGCACACACGCTCGGTGCTGCGCGACTTCGGCAACATCTCCAGCGGCAGCTTCCTGGTCAGCCTGGAACGCCTGCTCGACGAGGGGTCGGCCCGGCCCGGCGAGCACGGCGTGATGATCACGATGGGGCCGGGCGCGCAGATCGAGACGGCGCTGATCGAGTTCGGCGCCCCGCGGAAGGGATCCCGGTGA
- a CDS encoding sulfotransferase domain-containing protein: protein MQRYLTSEEDSARWLGFRFRPGDIVISTRRRTGTTWLQTICGLLIFQTPELPAPLWHLSPWLDHRIEPPAWVHARLDAQPHRRFIKTHTPLAALPYDPRVTYLVSGRHPLDTHVSLCRHLSNLHGTPAPDLRLALLRWIATDESAESLPAVLHHATDAWQRAWLPNVVLVHYDQLTADLPGQMRYLAARLGIPVPEPLWPVLTASATLPRMRERATHLVPGFFHDARAFFPRGSPGAAAELLTPTELSAYYTSAATLAPPEILTWLHGHQSPAAAAQGVRGGRRPVDRPQTPGAAEHQ, encoded by the coding sequence GTGCAGCGCTACCTCACCTCCGAGGAGGACAGTGCCCGCTGGCTCGGTTTCCGTTTCCGTCCCGGCGACATCGTGATCAGCACCCGCCGCCGCACCGGCACGACGTGGCTGCAGACGATCTGCGGCTTGCTGATCTTTCAGACGCCCGAGCTGCCCGCCCCGCTGTGGCACCTCTCCCCCTGGCTCGACCACCGGATCGAACCGCCGGCGTGGGTGCACGCCCGCCTCGACGCCCAGCCCCACCGCCGGTTCATCAAGACCCACACGCCGTTGGCGGCCCTGCCGTACGACCCCCGCGTGACGTACCTGGTGAGCGGGCGGCATCCGCTGGACACGCACGTTTCGCTCTGCCGCCACCTGTCCAACCTGCACGGCACGCCTGCTCCCGACCTCCGGCTGGCCCTGCTGCGCTGGATCGCCACGGACGAGAGCGCCGAGTCGCTGCCGGCCGTCCTGCACCACGCCACCGACGCCTGGCAACGGGCCTGGCTGCCCAACGTGGTGCTCGTGCACTACGACCAGTTGACCGCCGACCTGCCCGGCCAGATGCGTTACCTGGCGGCCCGCCTGGGCATCCCCGTGCCCGAGCCGTTGTGGCCCGTCCTCACGGCGTCAGCCACCCTGCCCCGCATGCGTGAACGCGCCACCCACCTGGTCCCCGGCTTCTTCCACGACGCGCGGGCCTTCTTCCCCCGGGGCAGCCCCGGCGCCGCCGCCGAACTGCTCACCCCCACCGAGCTGTCGGCCTATTACACCAGCGCCGCGACGCTGGCCCCGCCCGAGATCCTGACCTGGCTCCACGGCCACCAGTCCCCCGCCGCCGCTGCACAGGGCGTACGCGGCGGCCGGCGCCCCGTGGACCGACCGCAGACACCAGGCGCGGCAGAGCACCAGTAG
- a CDS encoding NADAR family protein, which translates to MSVMARTVDDLTAYASANRVKYLFFWGHQPERDGSAGAGCLSQWWPSRFAADGHEFATAEHYMMWRKAVLFGDEAMAGRILAAPHPKVAKALGGRVADFRQDVWNANRYEIVVSGNRAKFTQHDELRDFLLTTGDRVLVEASPLDRIWGIGLGRDDPRAADPRRWRGANLLGFALMDVREELSRR; encoded by the coding sequence ATGTCTGTCATGGCCCGCACCGTCGACGACCTGACCGCCTACGCTTCCGCCAACCGGGTGAAGTACCTGTTCTTCTGGGGTCACCAGCCCGAACGTGACGGCAGCGCCGGCGCCGGCTGCCTCAGTCAGTGGTGGCCGTCCCGGTTCGCCGCCGACGGGCACGAGTTCGCGACGGCCGAGCACTACATGATGTGGCGCAAGGCCGTCCTCTTCGGCGACGAGGCCATGGCCGGGCGGATCCTGGCCGCGCCGCACCCCAAGGTGGCGAAGGCCCTGGGCGGGCGGGTGGCGGACTTCCGGCAGGACGTGTGGAACGCCAACCGCTACGAGATCGTCGTCTCGGGCAACCGGGCCAAGTTCACCCAGCACGACGAGTTGCGCGACTTTCTGCTGACGACCGGCGACCGGGTGCTGGTCGAGGCGAGCCCGCTCGACCGCATCTGGGGCATCGGCCTGGGCCGTGACGACCCGCGAGCGGCCGACCCGCGTCGCTGGCGGGGCGCCAACCTGCTCGGGTTCGCGCTCATGGACGTACGGGAGGAACTCAGCCGTCGTTGA